Proteins co-encoded in one Marinobacter gudaonensis genomic window:
- a CDS encoding sigma-70 family RNA polymerase sigma factor has protein sequence MTTLDQKPASSEGRKDPWSQMLQKVGKNQDREAYRALFEHFGPQIKYYAMANGLASHAEELVQEVFVSIWRRSCLYDWRKAAASTWIFTIARNQRIDMLRKMQRTSAEMPVETEDLWQIPGENENEPVTSLHRLMSERRIRDSLSHLPEEQITVIAKVYMENKSHQMVADELDIPLGTVKSRVRLALNKLKVILQDQNV, from the coding sequence GTGACCACACTGGATCAGAAGCCAGCAAGTTCCGAGGGCCGGAAAGACCCCTGGAGCCAGATGCTGCAGAAAGTGGGCAAAAATCAGGATCGCGAAGCGTATCGCGCGCTGTTCGAGCATTTTGGCCCACAGATCAAGTATTACGCCATGGCGAACGGCCTGGCCAGCCATGCAGAGGAGCTGGTTCAGGAAGTGTTTGTCTCCATCTGGCGTCGCTCCTGTTTGTACGATTGGCGGAAAGCGGCCGCTTCCACCTGGATCTTCACCATTGCCCGGAATCAGCGCATCGATATGCTGCGGAAAATGCAGCGCACCAGCGCCGAGATGCCGGTTGAAACCGAGGATCTCTGGCAGATTCCGGGCGAGAATGAAAACGAGCCGGTGACGTCACTGCATCGTCTCATGTCAGAAAGAAGGATTCGCGATTCCCTGAGTCATCTTCCAGAGGAGCAGATCACGGTCATCGCGAAGGTTTACATGGAGAATAAGTCCCACCAGATGGTGGCAGATGAACTCGATATTCCCCTTGGAACCGTGAAGAGTCGGGTTCGCCTGGCATTGAACAAACTGAAAGTGATCTTGCAGGACCAGAACGT
- a CDS encoding AraC family transcriptional regulator, whose amino-acid sequence MNAPGFTGHLPVIRAHYADILCQLAEDRGLPRPGLLAAAGIRPSMLGHPDNFITVDQFSQLCLEVLQRSDDPALGLEYGKRLKFTTHGSLAQAAISCDTLEQALSVLIKYFQIRFVYMRLSFFVEDAEAVIQLDLNHSVEALYRFNVDVVMASLMDVNLLLFGRRLFEGGHCRLDLPEPEDVAPYRQLFGDQIRFGGGANQLRFRRDFLTSPMSLSNPVTRRIAEAQCREEMRFIEGATSVADRVTRLLEAGRSPQLPTLEEVAGRLQVSARTLRRQLAAEGVRFQQLQEALRHRRAMELLRRPELSIDEIADLLGYSDPSNFGRAFRKWERVAPSAWRRTHGKP is encoded by the coding sequence ATGAATGCTCCCGGCTTTACCGGACACCTGCCCGTTATCCGGGCGCATTATGCGGATATTCTCTGCCAGCTGGCCGAGGATCGCGGGCTGCCGCGCCCGGGGCTGCTGGCGGCGGCGGGCATTCGTCCCTCCATGCTCGGCCACCCGGACAACTTCATTACCGTGGATCAGTTCAGCCAGCTCTGTCTTGAGGTGCTTCAACGCAGTGACGATCCCGCGCTGGGGCTGGAATACGGCAAACGCCTGAAATTCACCACCCACGGCTCCCTGGCCCAGGCCGCCATCAGCTGCGACACACTGGAGCAGGCGCTGTCAGTGCTGATCAAGTATTTCCAGATCCGGTTCGTCTACATGCGTCTGTCGTTCTTTGTGGAAGACGCCGAGGCGGTGATCCAGTTGGATCTCAATCACTCGGTGGAGGCGCTTTACCGCTTCAATGTGGATGTGGTGATGGCGTCGCTGATGGACGTCAACCTGCTGCTGTTTGGCCGCCGCCTGTTTGAGGGTGGCCACTGCCGGCTCGATCTGCCCGAACCCGAGGATGTCGCACCCTACCGCCAGCTGTTCGGCGATCAGATCCGGTTCGGCGGAGGTGCCAACCAGCTGCGGTTCCGGCGGGATTTCCTCACGTCGCCCATGTCGCTGTCCAATCCGGTAACGCGCCGCATTGCCGAAGCCCAGTGTCGGGAGGAGATGCGTTTCATTGAGGGGGCCACATCGGTGGCGGATCGGGTGACCCGCTTGCTTGAGGCCGGGCGCAGCCCGCAATTGCCTACCCTGGAAGAGGTCGCCGGGCGTCTGCAGGTATCGGCTCGAACCCTGCGCAGGCAACTGGCGGCTGAGGGGGTGCGCTTTCAGCAGCTCCAGGAGGCACTGCGTCACCGGCGGGCAATGGAGCTGCTACGTCGCCCGGAGCTGTCCATCGACGAGATCGCCGACCTGCTCGGCTACAGTGATCCCTCCAATTTCGGACGGGCGTTCCGCAAGTGGGAGCGGGTTGCGCCCAGCGCCTGGCGCCGGACGCACGGCAAGCCCTGA
- the speA gene encoding biosynthetic arginine decarboxylase: MSKASATPAHQVYNIAHWSDGYIDVNARGEVLIRPDRGQTPAGINLPELTRTLTGSGVQLPVLVRFVDILHDRVNKLCNAFNRVASEQAYQGRYTAVYPIKVNQQRRVVEELLATEPAASNGQIGLEAGSKPELMAVLAMSQQKGSVIVCNGYKDREYVRLALIGQALGHQVFIVVEKKSELPLILEESRALGVTPLIGVRARLATIGKGNWQNTGGEKSKFGLSASQVLDVVDTLKEAGALDTLQLLHFHLGSQIANIRDIQTGLRECARFYSELRQMGAPIGTVDIGGGLGVDYEGTRSRSSCSMNYSVYEYAYNVIHVLQAECDRQGIPHPDLISESGRALTAHHSVLVTNVIDREAPENRQALQPNDNAPAPLHDLWRDLESLQDAHTPRSLAEIYHDVLHAMADVHAQFAHGVLSLRERADAEILYTGCCRLLREQLNGSNRAHREIIDELNEKLAEKLFVNFSLFQSLPDVWGIDQIFPVMPVNGLDRPLNRRAVIQDITCDSDGRIDRYVDGQGTETTLPLPEEKAGEPLLMGFFMTGAYQEILGDMHNLFGDTHSVDVRLTTDGGYQISEPITGDTVAKVLRYVNFEPQTLLEAYRRKFSASGLPADTQSALLGELAAGLDGYTYLEE, translated from the coding sequence ATGAGCAAAGCCAGCGCTACCCCGGCCCACCAGGTCTACAACATTGCCCACTGGAGCGACGGCTACATCGACGTCAACGCCCGTGGGGAAGTCCTGATCCGCCCCGACCGGGGCCAGACCCCCGCGGGCATCAACCTTCCAGAGCTGACCCGCACACTCACAGGCTCCGGCGTCCAGTTACCGGTACTGGTGCGCTTTGTCGATATCCTGCACGACCGGGTCAACAAGCTCTGCAACGCCTTCAACCGCGTTGCCAGTGAACAGGCCTACCAGGGCCGATATACCGCGGTTTACCCCATCAAGGTCAACCAACAGCGACGGGTCGTGGAGGAACTGCTGGCAACCGAGCCGGCGGCATCCAATGGCCAGATCGGCCTTGAGGCCGGCAGCAAGCCGGAGTTGATGGCGGTACTGGCGATGTCGCAGCAAAAGGGCTCGGTGATTGTCTGCAACGGTTACAAGGACCGGGAGTACGTTCGCCTGGCGCTGATCGGCCAGGCCCTGGGCCACCAGGTGTTCATTGTGGTCGAAAAGAAATCCGAGCTGCCGCTGATCCTGGAGGAATCCCGGGCCCTGGGCGTAACACCACTGATTGGCGTGCGCGCGCGCCTGGCAACCATTGGCAAGGGCAACTGGCAGAACACCGGCGGCGAAAAATCCAAGTTCGGTCTCTCGGCCAGCCAGGTGCTGGACGTAGTGGATACCCTCAAAGAGGCCGGAGCCCTGGACACGCTGCAACTGCTGCATTTCCACCTGGGCTCCCAGATTGCCAATATCCGCGATATCCAGACCGGCCTGCGCGAATGCGCCCGGTTCTACAGCGAGCTTCGCCAGATGGGCGCGCCCATCGGCACGGTCGACATTGGTGGGGGGCTTGGTGTCGATTACGAGGGCACCCGCTCCCGCAGCAGTTGCTCCATGAATTACAGCGTCTATGAATACGCCTACAATGTGATCCACGTTCTGCAGGCCGAATGCGACCGGCAGGGTATCCCGCATCCGGACCTGATCAGCGAATCCGGCCGGGCCCTCACCGCCCACCATTCCGTACTGGTGACCAATGTCATCGACCGCGAAGCGCCCGAGAACCGCCAAGCGCTGCAGCCCAATGATAACGCGCCGGCACCCCTGCATGATCTTTGGCGCGACCTGGAAAGCCTGCAGGACGCTCACACACCACGCTCCCTGGCGGAGATCTACCACGACGTCCTGCACGCCATGGCCGATGTCCACGCCCAGTTTGCCCACGGGGTTCTGAGCCTTCGGGAGCGGGCCGACGCCGAAATCCTGTATACCGGTTGCTGCCGGCTGCTGCGCGAGCAGTTGAACGGCAGCAATCGCGCCCATCGGGAAATCATCGACGAGCTCAATGAAAAGCTGGCGGAGAAGCTGTTCGTGAACTTCTCGCTGTTTCAGTCGCTCCCCGACGTCTGGGGCATTGACCAGATCTTCCCGGTCATGCCCGTCAACGGCCTGGACCGACCCCTCAACCGCCGCGCGGTGATTCAGGACATCACCTGCGACTCCGATGGCCGGATTGACCGGTATGTGGATGGCCAGGGCACAGAAACCACGCTGCCCCTGCCCGAGGAGAAAGCCGGCGAACCGCTGCTCATGGGCTTTTTCATGACCGGCGCCTACCAGGAAATCCTGGGCGACATGCATAACCTGTTCGGCGACACCCATTCGGTTGATGTCCGCCTGACCACGGACGGCGGCTATCAGATCAGCGAGCCGATAACCGGCGACACTGTGGCCAAGGTACTCCGGTACGTGAACTTTGAACCCCAGACCCTTCTGGAGGCTTACCGTCGCAAGTTTTCGGCTTCCGGACTGCCGGCCGACACCCAGTCGGCGCTGCTCGGGGAACTGGCGGCAGGGCTGGATGGCTACACCTACCTGGAAGAGTAG
- the speE gene encoding polyamine aminopropyltransferase, with translation MAALNDGWFTEVFQDQGTAFSLQVKRKLHEEQTPFQKLEIYETETFGNLMVLDGCVMLTTRDNFLYHEMMTHPALFTHRNPKKVVIVGGGDCGTLKEVLKHPGVEEAWQVEIDERVTRMSEKYFPELCEANGDPRANFFFGDGIQWMRDIEPNSVDLIIIDSTDPVGPAEGLFALDFYRDAMLALREGGIIVQQSESPLLHTDSIIRDIHKDMRKAGFEHVQTLPFPQPVYPTGWWSCTMASKENPLRYFREEDANNRPFVTRYYNAGVHRGALAMPQFMVDALEDEVRPEEG, from the coding sequence ATGGCAGCATTGAACGATGGCTGGTTTACCGAGGTATTCCAGGACCAGGGCACGGCATTTTCCCTGCAGGTGAAACGGAAACTGCACGAGGAGCAGACCCCGTTCCAGAAACTGGAGATCTACGAAACCGAGACGTTTGGCAACCTGATGGTGCTCGACGGCTGTGTGATGCTCACCACCCGTGACAATTTCCTCTACCACGAGATGATGACCCATCCGGCGCTGTTCACCCATCGGAACCCGAAAAAGGTGGTGATTGTCGGCGGCGGTGATTGCGGCACCCTGAAAGAGGTACTCAAACATCCCGGTGTTGAGGAAGCCTGGCAGGTGGAAATCGACGAAAGGGTCACCCGCATGTCGGAGAAGTACTTTCCCGAGCTTTGCGAGGCCAACGGCGATCCCCGGGCCAATTTCTTCTTCGGTGACGGCATCCAGTGGATGCGGGATATCGAGCCGAACAGTGTCGACCTGATCATCATCGACAGCACCGATCCGGTAGGGCCGGCCGAAGGCCTGTTCGCCCTGGATTTCTATCGGGATGCCATGCTGGCCCTGCGCGAGGGCGGCATTATTGTGCAGCAGAGCGAATCGCCGCTGCTGCACACCGACAGCATCATCAGGGATATCCACAAGGACATGCGCAAGGCCGGGTTCGAACACGTACAGACCCTGCCGTTCCCGCAGCCGGTCTATCCCACCGGCTGGTGGAGCTGCACCATGGCCAGCAAGGAGAATCCGCTGCGCTATTTCCGGGAGGAGGACGCCAACAACCGACCTTTCGTGACCCGTTACTACAACGCAGGTGTACATCGGGGCGCACTGGCCATGCCGCAGTTCATGGTGGATGCACTGGAAGACGAGGTTCGCCCGGAAGAGGGCTGA
- a CDS encoding ammonium transporter codes for MESNIFHLQYAIDTFYFLVCGALVMWMAAGFAMLESGLVRAKNTTEILTKNVALFAISCIMYLVCGYAIMYGGNIFLSGIADVDTAAVLGDFAGREDGFEGGSIYSGASDFFFQVVFVATAMSIVSGAVAERMKLWAFLVFAVFMTGFIYPLEGAWTWGGASVFGMYTLGDLGFSDFAGSGIVHMAGAAAALAGVLLLGARKGKYGPNGEIRAFPGANLPLATLGTFILWMGWFGFNGGSVLKLGDIASANSVAMVFLNTNTAAAGGAVAALITARLMFGKADLTMLLNGALAGLVTITAEPSTPSALTATLFGAIGGVLVVLSIVTMDKLRIDDPVGAISVHGVCGLLGLLLVPLTNGDVTFTGQIVGAITIFVWVFVASLVVWGILKAVMGLRVSEEDEYEGVDLSECGMEAYPEFVSGKQ; via the coding sequence ATGGAAAGCAACATCTTTCACCTGCAGTACGCTATAGATACCTTTTATTTTCTGGTGTGCGGCGCATTAGTCATGTGGATGGCAGCTGGCTTTGCCATGCTCGAATCCGGCCTGGTGCGTGCCAAGAACACCACGGAAATCCTGACCAAGAACGTGGCCCTGTTTGCCATTTCCTGCATCATGTACCTGGTGTGCGGCTACGCCATCATGTACGGCGGCAACATCTTCCTGTCCGGCATTGCCGACGTAGATACCGCTGCGGTGCTCGGCGATTTTGCCGGCCGTGAAGACGGCTTCGAGGGTGGTTCCATCTACTCCGGCGCTTCTGACTTCTTCTTCCAGGTCGTGTTCGTTGCCACCGCCATGTCCATCGTGTCCGGTGCCGTGGCCGAGCGTATGAAGCTGTGGGCCTTCCTGGTATTCGCCGTGTTCATGACCGGCTTTATCTACCCGCTGGAAGGTGCCTGGACCTGGGGCGGTGCCTCCGTGTTTGGCATGTACACCCTGGGCGACCTTGGCTTCAGTGACTTTGCCGGTTCCGGTATCGTGCACATGGCCGGTGCGGCTGCCGCTCTTGCCGGTGTACTCCTGCTCGGCGCCCGTAAGGGCAAGTACGGCCCCAACGGCGAAATCCGCGCCTTCCCGGGCGCCAACCTGCCGCTGGCTACCCTGGGTACCTTCATCCTGTGGATGGGCTGGTTTGGCTTCAACGGCGGTTCCGTCCTGAAACTGGGCGACATCGCCAGCGCCAACTCCGTGGCCATGGTGTTCCTGAACACCAACACGGCAGCTGCCGGTGGCGCCGTCGCGGCCCTGATCACCGCTCGCCTGATGTTCGGTAAGGCCGACCTGACCATGCTGCTGAACGGTGCCCTGGCCGGTCTGGTGACCATCACCGCCGAGCCGTCCACCCCGAGCGCGCTGACTGCCACTCTGTTCGGCGCCATCGGCGGCGTACTCGTAGTCCTGAGCATCGTGACCATGGACAAGCTGCGGATCGACGACCCGGTCGGTGCCATCTCGGTACACGGTGTCTGTGGTCTGCTGGGCCTGCTGCTGGTGCCGCTCACCAACGGCGACGTCACCTTCACCGGCCAGATTGTTGGCGCCATTACCATCTTCGTCTGGGTGTTCGTTGCCAGCCTCGTGGTCTGGGGCATCCTGAAGGCTGTCATGGGCCTGCGGGTCAGCGAAGAAGACGAGTACGAAGGTGTGGATCTGTCCGAGTGTGGTATGGAAGCCTATCCGGAGTTTGTCAGCGGCAAGCAGTAA
- the glnK gene encoding P-II family nitrogen regulator, giving the protein MKLVTAIIKPFKLDDVREALSEIGVQGVTVTEVKGFGRQKGHTELYRGAEYVVDFLPKVKVEVAIGDNLLDQVIESITKAANTGKIGDGKIFVTELEQAIRIRTGETGEEAV; this is encoded by the coding sequence ATGAAACTTGTGACAGCGATCATCAAGCCTTTCAAATTGGATGATGTCCGTGAGGCACTATCCGAGATTGGCGTGCAAGGCGTAACCGTCACTGAAGTCAAAGGCTTCGGTCGGCAGAAAGGCCACACAGAACTCTATCGTGGCGCGGAATACGTGGTGGACTTCCTGCCCAAGGTCAAGGTGGAGGTTGCCATCGGCGACAACCTGCTCGACCAGGTCATCGAATCCATTACCAAGGCAGCCAACACCGGCAAGATCGGTGACGGCAAGATCTTTGTAACCGAACTGGAACAGGCCATCCGGATCCGGACGGGCGAAACCGGCGAAGAAGCGGTGTGA
- a CDS encoding accessory factor UbiK family protein: MKGPQDIFAQLQGQFGQFVPDMARAAREDFETQARAAVMAVLSRLELVTREEFDAQQAVLMKTREKVEALEKRVAELEKSRAAN; encoded by the coding sequence GTGAAAGGTCCACAAGATATTTTTGCCCAGCTGCAGGGCCAGTTCGGCCAGTTTGTTCCCGACATGGCCCGCGCCGCCCGGGAAGATTTTGAAACCCAGGCCCGGGCGGCGGTTATGGCCGTGCTTTCCCGTCTGGAGCTGGTAACCCGCGAAGAATTCGATGCCCAGCAGGCGGTGCTGATGAAAACCCGCGAAAAGGTCGAAGCTCTTGAGAAGCGGGTGGCGGAGCTGGAGAAGTCCCGGGCCGCGAACTGA
- a CDS encoding YifB family Mg chelatase-like AAA ATPase — protein MLAIVHARAIIGVSAPAVTVEVHLSGGLPALSIVGLPETGVRESKERVRSALLNAGFEFPARRITINLAPADLPKEGGRFDLPIALGILAASGQIPADSLTGCEFLGELSLDGALRPVKGVLPAVLAARDDERALLVPKANAGEASLASRDDVLAAGHLLAVCEHLSSRARLVPVARCSLARDAPSDGPDLSEVRGQRVPRRALEVAAAGGHNLLFFGPPGTGKSMLASRLPGILPALEDAAAMEVASVHSVAGLPVREGRWREPPFRAPHHTASAVALVGGGSSPRPGEISLAHQGVLFLDELPEFERRVLEVLREPMETGEIAISRAARQVRFPARFQVVGAMNPCPCGYSGHPSIECQCTPQQVMRYRSKISGPLLDRFDLHIEVPVQGGSVLMAEGCDGESSASVRERVIAARQRQGQRRCLNANLAGRDLQAACRLDTRGEQLLSGAMERLGLSARALHRILRVARTLADLEGCDQLAHSHLVEALGYRNLDRQQGGQSLVSA, from the coding sequence ATGCTAGCGATTGTCCATGCGCGCGCCATCATCGGCGTGTCCGCGCCTGCGGTTACCGTAGAAGTCCACCTCTCCGGAGGACTTCCTGCACTGTCTATAGTCGGACTGCCGGAAACCGGCGTCCGGGAAAGCAAGGAGCGGGTGCGAAGCGCCCTGCTCAACGCCGGCTTTGAGTTTCCGGCGCGACGCATCACCATCAACCTGGCTCCCGCTGATCTGCCCAAGGAGGGCGGCCGTTTCGACCTGCCTATCGCCCTGGGCATTCTGGCGGCCTCCGGCCAGATACCGGCCGACAGCCTGACCGGCTGCGAGTTTCTTGGTGAACTGTCCCTGGATGGTGCCCTGCGACCGGTCAAGGGGGTGCTGCCTGCGGTGTTGGCGGCACGGGATGATGAGCGGGCGCTGCTGGTGCCGAAAGCCAACGCCGGTGAAGCGTCCCTTGCAAGCCGGGATGATGTGCTGGCCGCCGGACATCTGCTGGCGGTGTGTGAACATCTCAGTAGTCGGGCCCGGCTGGTGCCGGTGGCTCGTTGCTCGCTGGCCCGGGACGCGCCGTCGGACGGTCCGGACCTGTCGGAAGTCCGGGGCCAGCGGGTACCCCGGCGTGCACTGGAAGTGGCGGCAGCCGGAGGCCACAACCTGCTGTTTTTCGGGCCACCGGGCACCGGTAAGAGCATGCTTGCCAGTCGACTGCCGGGCATACTGCCGGCGCTGGAAGACGCCGCGGCCATGGAAGTGGCCAGCGTTCACTCTGTAGCCGGCTTGCCGGTGCGTGAGGGACGTTGGCGCGAGCCACCCTTCCGGGCGCCCCATCACACCGCGTCTGCCGTTGCCCTGGTGGGAGGTGGCAGCAGCCCGCGACCGGGAGAAATCTCACTGGCCCATCAGGGCGTATTGTTCCTCGACGAGCTGCCTGAGTTTGAGCGCCGGGTGCTGGAGGTGCTTCGGGAGCCGATGGAGACCGGCGAGATTGCCATCAGTCGCGCGGCGCGGCAGGTCCGGTTCCCCGCCCGGTTCCAGGTGGTGGGCGCCATGAATCCCTGCCCCTGTGGCTACAGCGGCCACCCCAGCATCGAGTGTCAGTGTACGCCTCAGCAGGTGATGCGCTATCGCTCGAAGATTTCCGGCCCGCTCCTGGATCGCTTCGACCTGCATATCGAAGTACCAGTGCAGGGTGGCAGTGTGCTGATGGCGGAGGGATGCGACGGAGAGAGCAGTGCCTCCGTGCGCGAGCGCGTGATTGCGGCGCGACAGCGCCAGGGGCAGCGGCGTTGCCTGAACGCAAATCTCGCAGGCCGCGATCTCCAGGCAGCCTGTCGGCTTGATACCAGAGGGGAGCAGCTGTTGTCAGGTGCCATGGAGCGGTTGGGGCTCTCGGCCAGGGCCCTGCACCGCATCCTCCGGGTAGCCAGAACGCTCGCCGATCTGGAGGGCTGTGACCAGTTGGCGCACAGCCACCTGGTCGAGGCCCTTGGCTATCGCAATCTGGATCGGCAACAGGGCGGGCAGTCCTTGGTCTCCGCCTGA
- the trmB gene encoding tRNA (guanosine(46)-N7)-methyltransferase TrmB, whose protein sequence is MTDQNNPQDPKDTAAESPVTTRRGVRSFVLRQGRMTEGQKKAFERSWPKYGLTREHGMIDPREVFGRDNMLNLEIGFGMGKSLADMAEASPEQDFIGVEVHQPGVGALLKEIEDRGLENVRIYSIDANDVIDLCLPDACLDRVMVFFPDPWHKKRHHKRRLIQHEFVQRVRHKLRVGGILHLATDWENYAEHMMEVMNESEGFANTQESGGYSPRPDDRPMTKFEKRGENLGHGVWDLLFYRTN, encoded by the coding sequence ATGACTGACCAGAACAACCCGCAAGATCCGAAAGACACGGCCGCGGAATCGCCGGTTACCACGCGTCGCGGTGTGCGCAGCTTTGTGTTGCGCCAGGGCCGGATGACTGAAGGTCAGAAAAAGGCTTTTGAGCGTAGCTGGCCCAAATATGGCCTGACCCGTGAGCACGGCATGATCGACCCTCGCGAGGTATTCGGCCGCGATAACATGCTGAACCTCGAAATCGGGTTTGGCATGGGGAAATCACTGGCGGACATGGCCGAAGCCTCCCCCGAGCAGGACTTTATCGGCGTTGAGGTACACCAGCCCGGCGTCGGGGCACTGCTCAAGGAGATCGAGGACCGGGGCCTGGAGAATGTCCGGATCTACAGCATCGACGCCAACGACGTTATTGACCTGTGCCTGCCCGACGCCTGCCTCGACAGGGTGATGGTGTTCTTCCCGGACCCCTGGCACAAGAAGCGTCATCACAAGCGCCGGCTGATCCAGCATGAGTTCGTACAGCGCGTCCGTCACAAGCTTCGGGTTGGGGGCATACTGCACCTGGCAACGGACTGGGAGAACTATGCCGAACACATGATGGAGGTGATGAACGAGTCGGAGGGATTCGCCAACACCCAGGAATCTGGTGGCTATTCACCTCGCCCGGACGACCGCCCCATGACCAAGTTCGAGAAGCGTGGTGAAAACCTGGGCCACGGGGTCTGGGATCTGCTGTTCTATCGCACCAACTGA
- the hemW gene encoding radical SAM family heme chaperone HemW — translation MPVQAVRPPLSLYIHVPWCVRKCPYCDFNSHALQGELPESAYLDALLEDLDQDLALVSGRKISTVFIGGGTPSLLSGAFYQALFGRLREKLALAVDAEITLEANPGTLEAGRFEAFRKAGINRLSIGVQSFDPDHLTVLGRIHDSDSAHRAIQTARQAGFDNFNIDLMHGLPGQTPEQAVRDLEAALAYEPPHLSWYQLTLEPNTEFYSRPPSLPDDDRLWDIYQQGARFLRAHGYRDYEVSAWCRNNRASRHNLNYWTFGDYLALGAGAHGKVSFADGRIQRYWKTRQPEAYLNRIGSRTAGTAEIEPDERPLEFLMNALRLSEGVDETLFLQRTGLPLATVGVKLDQLRKEGLLEKGRLQATDLGQRYLNSLLERFL, via the coding sequence ATGCCGGTGCAGGCCGTGCGGCCACCTTTGAGTCTTTACATCCACGTTCCCTGGTGCGTTCGCAAGTGTCCCTACTGCGACTTCAATTCTCACGCCCTGCAGGGGGAGCTTCCGGAATCTGCCTACCTCGACGCGCTGCTGGAAGACCTGGACCAGGACCTGGCGCTGGTTTCCGGACGGAAGATCTCCACGGTGTTTATCGGCGGCGGCACGCCGTCGCTGTTGAGTGGCGCCTTTTACCAGGCGCTGTTTGGCCGCCTGCGCGAGAAACTGGCTCTGGCCGTGGACGCCGAAATTACCCTGGAAGCCAACCCCGGCACGCTGGAGGCAGGGCGTTTCGAGGCCTTTCGCAAGGCCGGCATCAACCGGCTCTCGATTGGCGTCCAGAGCTTCGACCCGGACCACCTGACCGTGCTGGGGCGAATCCATGACAGCGACTCCGCCCATCGGGCGATCCAGACCGCCCGGCAGGCCGGATTCGATAACTTCAACATTGACCTGATGCACGGTTTGCCAGGCCAGACGCCGGAGCAGGCGGTCCGCGATCTTGAGGCCGCCCTGGCCTACGAGCCGCCTCATCTGTCCTGGTACCAGCTGACGCTCGAGCCGAACACCGAGTTCTACAGCCGACCTCCAAGTCTGCCCGACGACGATCGCCTTTGGGATATCTACCAGCAGGGTGCCCGTTTCCTCCGGGCGCATGGCTATCGCGACTACGAAGTTTCCGCCTGGTGCCGTAACAATCGCGCCTCACGTCACAATCTTAATTACTGGACCTTCGGCGACTACCTGGCGCTCGGTGCCGGCGCCCACGGCAAGGTCAGTTTTGCGGACGGTCGCATCCAGCGCTACTGGAAAACCCGGCAACCCGAGGCTTACCTGAACCGCATTGGCAGCCGCACCGCTGGCACTGCCGAGATTGAGCCCGACGAGCGACCGCTGGAGTTTCTGATGAACGCCCTGCGGCTGAGTGAAGGTGTGGATGAGACGCTTTTTTTACAGCGCACGGGTTTACCCCTGGCAACAGTTGGGGTAAAACTTGATCAATTGAGAAAGGAAGGATTGCTGGAAAAAGGTCGGCTGCAGGCCACCGACCTTGGCCAGAGATATCTGAACAGCCTGTTGGAGCGTTTTCTGTAA
- the rdgB gene encoding RdgB/HAM1 family non-canonical purine NTP pyrophosphatase, which translates to MTEKLVIASNNKGKIAELSELLAPLGMTPVAQGELGVDEADEPAVTFVENAILKARHAARATGLPALADDSGLAVDALGGRPGVRSARFAGDDASDEDNVQALLEALADVEDARRGAQFHCVLVYLRHADDPTPIICHGRWPGTILRAPRGDGGFGYDPVFLAPEHNCSAAELSRAEKGRISHRGRALSLLLEQLRAGFPAGG; encoded by the coding sequence ATGACGGAAAAACTGGTCATTGCCAGCAACAACAAGGGCAAGATTGCGGAGCTTTCAGAGTTACTGGCACCCCTGGGCATGACCCCGGTGGCTCAGGGCGAGCTGGGCGTCGACGAGGCCGATGAGCCCGCGGTGACCTTTGTCGAGAACGCCATCCTGAAAGCGCGGCATGCGGCACGCGCTACCGGTCTGCCAGCCCTGGCCGACGACAGCGGTCTGGCGGTGGATGCCCTCGGCGGGCGGCCGGGCGTCCGCTCGGCCCGTTTCGCCGGGGATGATGCCTCCGACGAGGACAACGTGCAGGCCCTGCTCGAGGCCCTGGCCGACGTGGAGGACGCACGCCGGGGCGCACAGTTCCACTGTGTCCTGGTGTACCTGCGCCACGCCGACGACCCGACCCCGATCATCTGTCACGGCCGCTGGCCCGGCACCATTCTCCGGGCGCCCCGGGGCGACGGTGGGTTTGGCTACGATCCGGTGTTCCTGGCGCCGGAACATAATTGCAGCGCTGCCGAACTGTCCCGGGCGGAAAAAGGACGTATCAGCCATCGTGGTCGTGCCCTGAGCTTGCTGCTGGAACAGCTCCGTGCGGGATTCCCTGCCGGTGGCTGA